The Nostoc sp. 'Peltigera membranacea cyanobiont' N6 genome contains the following window.
TTTGTAGAACCAAAAACTGTTAAAGATAGGGTGCAAGAGCCTTCTGCGACACCTCTGTAATTTCAGGTATCACAGCATTAGTCAATGATGGTACAAGGTTATTGAAGTGATGAGTACCGCGTGGTGGGAAATCTTGGGCGAAGATTGCTGTTCCAAGAAAAGAATATGGGGATGAGATACCGCCCTAAGCAATTTTGGCAATTTGGCATTTCATGACTTCGAGTTGCTGTTTCAATGGAGATATCAACACAACGGGACAGTGAAGAAGTTGTACGAGGGATAAGGTAAAACTTTCCGCTTCTGGTGTCCCAGCTATGCCAGTTGTCAAATGAGTGCTGTAGAAAAGCTCTACATAATTGATACAGCACTCAACAGGGTTCAGTTCCCGCTCTGCAACTGGCTAGAAATCAACAAAACCAAATATAGCGGTTCTCATTTTGATGCAATACACTTTGATCTCTCTCCAAACCTCTCTCCTTTTAGGAGAGAGGCTTTGAATTTTACTCCCCTTCCCTTGTAGGGAAGGGGCTGGGGGTAAAGTAGTGAGTGCTGCGATCGCTGTTTTGAATATTGAGCTAGACACAGAAAATAAGTAAAATTTACCAACAACGCAGCATGATTAATCCTGATTATTCTCTGTGTAGACTCTTTGAGCGATTGAGAAGTACTAGCAAGTGATTAATCAAGATTATCTCGATCTATGCCAAGCGATATCAAATGACAAGCCGCTATGCGTCTACGCAATTTTTCTGCATACCAATTCGTCATCGAGAAAAATTAACTTAAACTAAAATCAAGATGACTTGCTCTTAAATCTGGAAAAAACTATGGTTAATACTTATGACGACATTTTCAATACTGCATTGTCTTTACCTCCAAGGTTAAGAGCAATGCTAGCTGAACATTTATTTAAAAGTCTGGATGCTGAAAATCAAGCAGAAATAGATGCTATTTGGGCAGAAGAAGCAGAGAAAAGATTTCAAGCTGTTGAACAAGGCGAAGTTAATTTAATTCCTGGTGAACCAGTATTGCGAGAGCTACGTTCTAGGAGTAAGTAATGGCTTATAATTTTCATCCTGAGAGGTTGTTTGAAAAGTGGTTAGCTGTGA
Protein-coding sequences here:
- a CDS encoding addiction module protein — protein: MVNTYDDIFNTALSLPPRLRAMLAEHLFKSLDAENQAEIDAIWAEEAEKRFQAVEQGEVNLIPGEPVLRELRSRSK